The following proteins are co-located in the Chlamydiota bacterium genome:
- a CDS encoding TIM barrel protein yields MNPIGIMQGRLSPPRDGRIQSFPVHTWRNEFFKAQEAGLACIEWIYEYETESENPLRTPEGIHEIKKLIQKSGVQVWSICADHYMTQHLILSDGRSQPKVVEHLKGLISRANALQVRYMVLPFVDASSLKSPEALESLVIILKGLLPLLKEKKVELHLETDLSPQTLLKLLERVSFQWIKMNYDIGNAASLGHDPSEELSLLGSWLGSVHVKDRLLGGGTVLLGSGHADFPTCFRLIQGAGFQGPFILQAARNLEVGEMELAKQNRQFVERHLGFVMSRT; encoded by the coding sequence ATGAATCCGATTGGAATTATGCAAGGTCGACTTTCTCCCCCTCGTGATGGGCGTATTCAGTCTTTTCCCGTCCATACTTGGCGTAATGAATTTTTTAAGGCTCAAGAAGCGGGTCTCGCTTGTATCGAATGGATTTATGAATATGAGACGGAAAGTGAAAATCCTTTAAGGACTCCAGAAGGTATTCATGAAATTAAAAAGTTAATTCAGAAGTCTGGAGTTCAAGTTTGGTCTATCTGTGCTGATCACTACATGACACAGCATTTAATTTTATCCGATGGAAGGAGTCAGCCTAAAGTTGTTGAACATTTAAAAGGATTAATCAGTCGAGCCAATGCCTTACAAGTCCGCTATATGGTTTTACCTTTTGTGGATGCCTCTTCCCTTAAATCTCCTGAGGCCTTAGAGAGTTTAGTCATTATTTTAAAGGGGCTTCTTCCTCTTTTAAAAGAAAAAAAAGTAGAGCTACATCTGGAGACAGATTTATCTCCCCAAACCTTGTTGAAGCTTCTTGAGCGCGTTTCTTTCCAATGGATCAAAATGAATTATGATATTGGAAACGCGGCCTCTTTAGGACATGACCCCTCAGAAGAACTTTCACTCTTAGGTTCTTGGCTGGGAAGTGTTCATGTCAAAGACCGCCTTTTGGGGGGAGGAACGGTACTCTTAGGAAGTGGCCATGCTGATTTTCCAACCTGCTTTCGGTTGATTCAGGGAGCCGGATTCCAAGGGCCGTTTATCTTGCAAGCAGCGCGCAATCTCGAGGTAGGCGAGATGGAGTTAGCGAAACAGAATCGCCAATTTGTAGAAAGGCATCTTGGCTTTGTGATGTCTAGAACCTAA
- a CDS encoding 2,4-dihydroxyhept-2-ene-1,7-dioic acid aldolase — MSKTKIGSKKKSLKQKLFSNQLTIGSWITLAHTGIAEIMAKAGFDWLAVDLEHSVITIREAEELIRVIGLCGVTPLVRLTSNDPNQIKRVMDAGAHGVIVPMVNSREQAEAAVCAVHYPVRGRRGVGLARAQGYGTRFQDYLKWLQNEAIVIVQIEHIDAVENLEEIFSVPGVNGYMIGPYDLSGSLGVPGQFTHPKVLRALRRIKQVAAKMKKPGGIHIIEPDPKELKRRVKEGFHFLAYSLDIRMLDVTCRSGLAFMKKKIT; from the coding sequence ATGAGTAAAACAAAAATAGGTTCCAAAAAAAAATCCTTAAAACAGAAATTGTTTTCAAACCAGCTTACTATTGGCTCTTGGATCACCCTTGCTCATACTGGAATTGCTGAGATTATGGCAAAAGCAGGGTTTGATTGGCTTGCCGTGGATTTAGAGCACAGTGTGATTACCATTCGAGAGGCAGAGGAATTGATTCGTGTGATAGGTCTTTGCGGTGTGACGCCTTTGGTTCGATTGACTTCGAATGATCCGAACCAAATTAAGCGTGTGATGGATGCTGGGGCGCACGGCGTCATTGTACCGATGGTCAATTCTAGAGAACAAGCTGAAGCTGCTGTCTGCGCGGTACATTATCCAGTTAGGGGGCGACGTGGGGTAGGACTTGCCCGTGCACAGGGCTATGGTACACGCTTTCAGGACTATTTAAAGTGGTTGCAAAATGAGGCAATTGTTATTGTCCAAATTGAACATATTGATGCAGTTGAAAATCTTGAAGAGATTTTTTCTGTTCCTGGGGTTAACGGTTACATGATTGGACCTTATGATCTTTCCGGTTCGCTTGGGGTTCCAGGACAGTTTACTCATCCAAAGGTATTAAGGGCTCTTAGAAGAATAAAACAAGTAGCTGCCAAGATGAAAAAACCGGGAGGTATTCATATCATTGAACCCGACCCCAAAGAGCTTAAGAGGCGTGTCAAAGAAGGCTTTCATTTTCTTGCCTATAGTTTGGATATTCGAATGTTGGATGTGACATGTCGGAGTGGACTTGCGTTTATGAAGAAGAAAATAACCTAA
- a CDS encoding glycosyltransferase family protein produces MIQKPRVVLILQARMGSTRLPGKSMLDLAGAPLVGRVLERVKRCKSMDEIVLATTEKAEDDVLQTLAETYRVKSFRGSENDLVDRYYQAAKEYEAQVIVRLPADNPVPEPGEIDRIVDYHLTGQSDFSSNLAPVFGNGYPDGIGAEVFNFEALETVWKEVQDFYKREHPHLNFFDYKTQKAMDKRYRVGTVQCPLAFRRPDLVLDVNTWDEYVFMKELYEYLYPRHPHFNIVDIVQWYDEIFKKERV; encoded by the coding sequence ATGATCCAAAAACCTAGAGTTGTCTTGATTCTGCAAGCCCGGATGGGTTCCACGCGTTTGCCGGGGAAATCTATGTTGGATTTGGCGGGTGCTCCTTTGGTCGGACGCGTTTTAGAGCGTGTAAAGCGTTGTAAAAGTATGGATGAGATTGTCTTGGCTACGACTGAAAAGGCAGAGGATGATGTTCTTCAAACGCTTGCTGAAACTTATCGAGTGAAATCCTTTCGAGGTTCTGAAAATGATTTAGTCGATCGCTATTACCAGGCAGCAAAGGAATACGAAGCCCAAGTGATTGTTCGTCTTCCCGCAGATAATCCTGTTCCAGAGCCTGGAGAAATCGATCGCATCGTCGATTATCATCTGACTGGCCAAAGCGATTTTTCCTCAAACCTTGCCCCTGTATTTGGAAATGGTTATCCTGATGGAATTGGGGCGGAGGTGTTTAACTTTGAGGCCTTAGAAACCGTTTGGAAAGAGGTTCAAGATTTTTACAAAAGAGAACATCCGCATTTGAATTTTTTTGATTATAAAACACAAAAAGCGATGGATAAACGTTATCGGGTCGGAACGGTTCAATGCCCCCTTGCATTTCGGCGACCGGATCTTGTCTTAGATGTAAACACATGGGACGAGTACGTCTTTATGAAAGAGCTTTATGAATACTTGTACCCGCGTCATCCCCATTTTAACATTGTGGACATTGTCCAGTGGTATGATGAAATTTTTAAGAAGGAACGCGTGTGA
- a CDS encoding N-acetylneuraminate synthase family protein, which yields MNNGFQFLSDLIQENPWPIAKHVFIIGEIGINHNGDLGITKQLIDMAKEAGCDAVKFQKRTIDIVYSKEVLDSPRESPWGKTQRAQKEGLEFGKREYDEIDAYCKKFGIEWFASAWDVESQHFMRQYNLKYNKIASPMMTHLDLLEAVAQEKKLTFISTGMSTYEDIDRAVEIFRNYDCPFVLMHCISAYPVPEEALNLKCIVELRKKYQCPVGYSGHEVTMVPGVLAAMMGAVAIERHITLDRAMYGSDQAASLEKRGLEMMVGYVRTIPTVMGDGIKRVLSSELANAKKLRYWTPSNGEKPSAAPKPQKV from the coding sequence ATGAATAACGGTTTTCAGTTTTTAAGCGACCTGATTCAAGAAAACCCTTGGCCCATTGCTAAACATGTATTTATTATTGGCGAAATTGGTATTAACCACAATGGAGATTTAGGGATTACCAAGCAATTAATCGATATGGCTAAAGAGGCAGGTTGTGACGCGGTAAAATTTCAGAAGCGCACGATAGATATTGTTTATTCCAAAGAGGTTTTAGATTCACCTCGAGAAAGTCCGTGGGGGAAAACACAAAGAGCGCAAAAGGAAGGCTTAGAGTTTGGAAAAAGAGAATATGATGAGATTGACGCTTATTGTAAGAAATTTGGAATCGAGTGGTTTGCTTCTGCCTGGGATGTTGAGAGCCAGCATTTTATGCGGCAATACAATCTTAAATATAACAAAATTGCATCTCCTATGATGACGCATCTGGATCTTTTAGAAGCGGTTGCTCAGGAGAAAAAACTCACCTTTATTTCGACAGGGATGAGCACTTACGAGGACATTGATCGGGCGGTTGAGATTTTTAGAAATTATGATTGTCCTTTTGTCCTTATGCATTGTATTTCTGCCTATCCAGTTCCTGAGGAGGCGCTGAATTTAAAATGTATTGTTGAATTAAGAAAAAAATATCAATGCCCTGTTGGATACAGTGGTCATGAAGTGACCATGGTTCCAGGTGTCCTTGCTGCCATGATGGGCGCTGTGGCGATTGAACGTCATATCACGCTGGATCGGGCGATGTATGGGAGTGATCAAGCCGCTTCATTGGAGAAGAGAGGATTAGAAATGATGGTCGGTTATGTTCGCACCATTCCAACGGTCATGGGAGATGGAATTAAGCGCGTTCTCTCCTCGGAACTTGCCAATGCAAAGAAATTGAGATACTGGACACCTTCTAATGGAGAGAAACCTTCCGCGGCTCCTAAGCCTCAAAAAGTTTAA
- a CDS encoding aminotransferase class IV, whose product MNNGKGRVVYLNGEFVPEAEAKLSIYDSALMFGDMVFEMTRSFNKKQFKLREHLERLYASIKFVRIPLKMSLDDMEKAIYKTIEANESVFSHDDEHRLLIDVSRGTLSIYEGIVGLPRGANVIIADFPLRWTVAGMGVLFDKGINAVIPSQRAIPASLLEPKVKNRSRLHYMMANIEVSQCEGENNWALLLDPDGFIAEGTGDNFFIVKDGVLVTPEGRNILRGISRAYVLSELACQLGLKSVEKNIEPYDVMTADEAFMTGTPFCLLPVTSLNGTKIGDGKMGNMTKKLLNAWSENVGVDIVGQIKKWDAQRGEKVSNAPSPYAFKQK is encoded by the coding sequence ATGAACAATGGCAAAGGAAGGGTGGTTTATTTGAATGGTGAGTTTGTTCCTGAAGCTGAGGCGAAACTTTCTATCTATGATTCGGCTTTAATGTTCGGGGACATGGTTTTTGAAATGACTCGGTCCTTTAATAAGAAACAATTCAAGCTTCGAGAACATTTAGAAAGATTATACGCCTCCATCAAATTTGTCCGAATTCCTTTGAAGATGTCTTTGGATGATATGGAAAAGGCTATTTATAAGACCATCGAAGCGAATGAATCTGTTTTCTCCCACGACGATGAACATCGTTTGTTGATTGATGTTTCTCGAGGTACTCTTTCTATTTATGAAGGTATCGTAGGCCTTCCTCGGGGTGCAAATGTGATCATTGCAGATTTTCCACTTCGTTGGACGGTTGCTGGGATGGGGGTTCTTTTTGATAAGGGAATCAATGCAGTTATTCCTTCTCAGCGGGCCATTCCGGCTTCTCTCTTGGAACCCAAGGTTAAGAATAGAAGTCGGCTTCATTATATGATGGCCAATATTGAAGTTTCTCAATGTGAAGGTGAAAACAATTGGGCTTTACTTTTAGATCCAGATGGTTTTATCGCAGAGGGGACAGGGGATAACTTTTTTATCGTAAAGGATGGGGTTCTTGTAACCCCGGAGGGACGCAATATTTTAAGAGGGATTAGTCGAGCTTATGTTCTCTCTGAACTGGCTTGTCAATTAGGGTTAAAGTCCGTTGAAAAAAATATTGAGCCTTATGATGTGATGACGGCAGACGAAGCTTTCATGACAGGAACTCCTTTTTGCCTTCTTCCCGTGACATCTTTAAATGGTACAAAAATTGGAGATGGGAAAATGGGGAATATGACAAAGAAACTTTTGAATGCGTGGAGTGAGAATGTAGGTGTAGATATTGTTGGTCAAATCAAAAAATGGGATGCCCAAAGGGGAGAAAAAGTTTCAAATGCTCCATCCCCTTACGCATTTAAGCAGAAATAA
- the kdsB gene encoding 3-deoxy-manno-octulosonate cytidylyltransferase, producing MKIIGVIPARMASTRFPGKPLAKILGLPMIGHVYFRSKLCSLLEGVFIATCDKAIQDYAVSIGAPCVMTSYKHERASERTAEAVEKIEALSGQSIDRVMMIQGDEPLLQPELLERAMTPLKEESTLNVVNLMAAITNEEDFSSPNVVKLVVGLNQNALYFSRERIPSRKKWNRSIPMFKQLGLIAFRRSYLAKYVSLSPSPLEMIESVDMLRVLEYGDSVRMVLVEGVSIGVDTPEDLARVEKLISEDLLLPRYLGSAVL from the coding sequence ATGAAAATCATCGGTGTTATTCCTGCCCGCATGGCTTCCACACGCTTTCCTGGAAAACCCCTAGCAAAAATTCTAGGCCTTCCTATGATTGGTCATGTTTATTTTCGAAGCAAGCTCTGCTCGCTTTTAGAAGGGGTTTTTATTGCGACCTGTGATAAGGCGATTCAGGATTATGCAGTATCGATTGGGGCTCCTTGTGTCATGACCTCTTACAAGCACGAACGTGCAAGCGAACGAACGGCGGAAGCTGTTGAAAAAATTGAAGCCCTTTCTGGACAGTCGATTGATAGGGTCATGATGATTCAAGGGGATGAGCCGTTATTGCAGCCTGAGTTGCTGGAACGGGCTATGACTCCTCTCAAGGAGGAGTCAACACTGAATGTTGTCAATTTAATGGCGGCCATTACCAATGAAGAGGATTTCAGTAGCCCCAATGTAGTGAAGTTGGTTGTGGGCTTAAATCAAAATGCTCTTTATTTTTCCCGTGAACGGATCCCTTCCAGAAAAAAATGGAATCGATCTATTCCGATGTTTAAACAGCTTGGACTCATTGCCTTTCGTCGTAGCTACCTTGCAAAATATGTGTCACTTTCTCCTTCTCCTTTAGAAATGATCGAGTCGGTGGATATGTTGCGTGTCCTCGAATATGGAGATTCTGTAAGGATGGTTCTTGTAGAGGGTGTTTCTATCGGAGTCGATACGCCTGAAGATCTTGCCCGTGTTGAAAAACTCATATCCGAGGACCTGCTTCTCCCTCGATATCTAGGATCCGCTGTTTTATGA
- a CDS encoding SDR family oxidoreductase, protein MKSVKQAFDLTSRVAVITGGTGLLGFKHAEAIAEMGGVPVLFDLDLEKTKACAKELEKKYHVPAMGLAVDISQEMQISSALKKIISTFKRIDILVNNAANNPKVESKDHSKFQGSRLENFPLEIWNQDIAVGLTGAFLCSRIIGTEMARRGKGVILNIASDLALIGPDQRIYRRPGSPENEQPVKPVSYSVVKSGLLGLTRYLATYWADRGVCVNALCPGGVYDQQDEGFVKRLSELIPLGHMASQDEYKAAIVFLVSDASSYMTGSLLTIDGGRTCW, encoded by the coding sequence ATGAAATCTGTGAAACAGGCTTTTGATTTAACAAGTCGTGTTGCTGTGATTACGGGCGGCACGGGTTTGCTTGGGTTTAAACATGCCGAGGCCATCGCAGAAATGGGTGGGGTGCCTGTTCTTTTCGATTTGGATCTAGAGAAGACAAAAGCTTGCGCAAAAGAATTAGAAAAAAAATACCATGTCCCAGCAATGGGTTTAGCCGTCGATATTTCTCAAGAAATGCAGATTTCCAGTGCGCTCAAAAAAATTATAAGTACATTTAAACGAATTGATATTTTGGTTAATAATGCCGCAAATAATCCAAAAGTTGAGTCCAAAGATCATTCTAAATTTCAGGGGTCTAGGTTAGAAAATTTTCCACTAGAGATTTGGAATCAAGACATAGCGGTAGGGCTTACAGGTGCATTTCTATGTAGCCGGATCATTGGAACTGAAATGGCAAGAAGAGGTAAGGGCGTTATTCTTAACATTGCTTCTGATCTTGCTTTGATTGGTCCTGATCAAAGAATTTATCGTCGGCCCGGCTCCCCTGAAAATGAACAACCCGTGAAGCCTGTGAGTTACTCTGTGGTCAAATCAGGACTTCTCGGGTTAACCCGTTATTTGGCGACCTATTGGGCCGATCGAGGTGTGTGCGTGAATGCCTTATGCCCCGGTGGGGTTTATGATCAACAAGATGAGGGATTCGTGAAGCGTCTTTCTGAGCTTATTCCGTTAGGTCACATGGCGAGCCAAGATGAATATAAGGCAGCCATTGTCTTTCTCGTTTCAGATGCGTCGAGCTATATGACGGGATCTCTTCTTACGATAGATGGTGGAAGGACCTGTTGGTAA
- a CDS encoding SDR family oxidoreductase: MDLGLKNKVVLIAGSSRGIGLAIAEAFLEEEAQVILTGRDEKNVKNAESFLVKKGRSHRVASFCADMTLEAEIHRVLQNTCEKFGRIDIAIANIGSGVGKSGWDLSRDEWQQMLNVNLLGGMAFAKSALPHLIQSRGNLIFISSIAGNEAIPAPIPYSAAKAALHSAMKNLSRMVGSQGVRVNAVSPGNILFPGGTWEAKLAERKDFFEQYINTEVPLQRFGRAEEIADAVTFLASERASFITGACLVVDGGQTRVI, encoded by the coding sequence ATGGATCTTGGATTAAAAAATAAAGTTGTATTGATTGCAGGGTCCAGCCGCGGAATTGGGCTTGCTATTGCAGAGGCATTTTTAGAAGAAGAAGCTCAAGTCATTCTGACTGGCCGCGATGAAAAAAATGTAAAAAATGCGGAGTCGTTCCTCGTGAAAAAGGGACGTTCTCATCGTGTTGCTTCCTTTTGTGCAGATATGACCCTCGAGGCAGAGATTCATCGTGTTCTTCAAAATACGTGTGAAAAATTTGGAAGAATTGATATTGCTATTGCAAATATAGGAAGCGGCGTAGGTAAAAGTGGTTGGGATTTATCTAGGGACGAGTGGCAACAGATGTTGAATGTAAATTTGTTAGGGGGAATGGCGTTTGCAAAATCTGCCCTTCCCCATTTAATTCAAAGCCGTGGTAATTTAATTTTCATCAGCTCTATTGCTGGAAATGAAGCTATTCCTGCCCCTATTCCCTACAGTGCAGCAAAGGCGGCCCTTCACAGTGCAATGAAAAATTTATCTCGCATGGTAGGCTCTCAGGGAGTGCGTGTGAATGCCGTTTCTCCTGGAAATATCCTGTTTCCGGGTGGGACTTGGGAGGCCAAGCTCGCCGAACGAAAAGATTTTTTTGAGCAATATATCAACACAGAAGTTCCCTTGCAACGTTTCGGTAGAGCCGAAGAAATTGCCGATGCAGTTACATTTCTGGCATCTGAAAGAGCTTCCTTTATAACAGGGGCTTGTCTGGTTGTAGACGGTGGACAAACGCGGGTTATTTGA
- a CDS encoding SDR family oxidoreductase, translating into MQNSLQGLTALVTGGTRGIGRAIVDELCSAGVSVFFTGRKLNVDVPSGCTYRAVDFSDDISFQNFEKEISKLTIDILVNNAGMNRISSFEKIDRTDFNQIQSVNLHAPFLLCRAVIPYMRKKKWGRIVNMSSIFGIVSKEFRASYSASKFALDGMTAALAAEVAQEGILANCVSPGFIDTELTRSVLDEGEMRDIVSRVPMKRLGKPEEVAKLVAWLVSRENTYISGQNIVIDGGFTRV; encoded by the coding sequence GTGCAAAATTCTCTCCAAGGTTTGACGGCCCTTGTTACAGGGGGGACACGTGGTATTGGGCGAGCCATTGTAGATGAATTATGTTCAGCCGGGGTAAGCGTTTTCTTCACAGGGAGAAAATTAAATGTGGATGTTCCGTCAGGATGTACCTATCGCGCCGTTGATTTTTCTGACGATATTTCATTTCAAAATTTTGAAAAAGAAATTTCAAAACTCACGATCGATATTTTAGTCAACAATGCAGGAATGAATCGAATCAGCTCTTTTGAAAAGATTGACAGGACAGACTTTAATCAGATTCAGTCAGTCAATTTACATGCCCCGTTTCTTTTATGCCGTGCAGTTATTCCTTACATGCGAAAGAAAAAGTGGGGTCGTATTGTCAATATGAGCTCTATTTTTGGAATTGTCAGCAAGGAGTTTCGAGCGTCTTATTCTGCCAGCAAGTTTGCCCTGGATGGGATGACGGCGGCCCTTGCGGCTGAGGTAGCTCAGGAAGGAATCCTTGCCAATTGCGTCTCGCCTGGCTTTATTGATACAGAGCTTACGCGCTCAGTTTTAGATGAGGGTGAGATGAGGGACATCGTATCCCGAGTTCCGATGAAACGATTGGGAAAACCAGAAGAGGTTGCGAAACTTGTCGCCTGGTTGGTGAGTCGTGAAAATACCTACATCAGTGGTCAAAATATTGTGATCGATGGTGGATTTACACGTGTTTGA
- a CDS encoding Gfo/Idh/MocA family oxidoreductase — translation MKQGKLKVGIAGYGVVGKRRREFIDQHPHLETVAVCDRTFSGDGVSQDGVRCFNNYHQLVGEDLDALFVCMTNDVAPEVTMAGLERGLHVFCEKPPGRDLNDVVRVIQCERQHPQCKLKYGFNHRYHDSVHDALGIVRSGELGKVMNMRGVYGKSKIIRFDSDWRTKRSMAGGGILLDQGIHMVDMMRLFAGEFKDVYSFVSNDHWKHDVEDNAYALMRTEDGIVAFLHSSATQWRHRFSLEITLSQGAIILSGLLSGSKSYGAETMTVVYATENDGGDPREQTTRYNQDHSWKNEIFEFADAILYDKPIIHGSSLEALKTMHLVYRIYCADSKWKERYQLSDTISEEFVCKILSKV, via the coding sequence ATGAAGCAAGGAAAGCTCAAAGTTGGAATTGCAGGCTATGGCGTTGTAGGGAAGCGCCGTAGGGAATTTATTGATCAACACCCCCATTTAGAAACGGTAGCTGTTTGTGATCGGACTTTCAGCGGGGATGGAGTTTCTCAAGATGGCGTGCGTTGTTTTAACAATTATCATCAATTAGTGGGGGAGGATTTGGATGCCCTTTTTGTTTGTATGACCAATGATGTTGCACCAGAGGTCACGATGGCAGGATTGGAAAGAGGGCTTCATGTCTTTTGCGAGAAGCCACCGGGTCGAGATTTAAATGATGTTGTTCGTGTGATCCAGTGTGAACGTCAGCATCCCCAATGTAAATTAAAGTATGGATTCAATCATCGTTATCACGATTCTGTCCATGATGCCTTAGGTATTGTTCGGTCTGGCGAATTGGGTAAGGTGATGAACATGAGGGGGGTTTATGGGAAGTCTAAGATTATCCGCTTCGACTCAGATTGGCGTACCAAGCGTTCCATGGCTGGAGGGGGAATTTTACTAGACCAGGGGATTCATATGGTTGATATGATGCGCCTTTTTGCAGGTGAGTTTAAGGATGTTTATAGTTTTGTATCGAATGACCATTGGAAGCATGATGTAGAGGATAATGCCTATGCCTTGATGCGGACTGAAGATGGTATTGTTGCTTTTCTTCATTCATCAGCAACCCAGTGGCGTCATCGCTTTAGTCTGGAAATCACGCTTTCGCAGGGTGCGATTATTTTGTCAGGTCTTTTGTCAGGTTCTAAGAGTTACGGTGCGGAGACAATGACGGTGGTCTATGCGACTGAGAACGATGGTGGAGATCCTCGTGAACAGACGACGCGCTACAATCAAGATCATTCCTGGAAAAATGAAATTTTCGAATTTGCAGATGCCATTCTTTACGATAAACCGATCATTCACGGATCGTCGCTCGAAGCTTTAAAAACCATGCATTTGGTCTATCGAATTTATTGTGCAGATTCTAAATGGAAGGAGCGTTATCAATTGAGTGATACCATTTCAGAGGAGTTCGTGTGCAAAATTCTCTCCAAGGTTTGA
- a CDS encoding FkbM family methyltransferase, giving the protein MENTGAWMTRMLCQVSPRTAVSIKGKFKIVQKMDYPRRDIYLDIESGYEFFTRLHSCKKEPETVHWIETFIGGREVFYDIGANVGVYSLIAAKSMGGDGKIFSFEPGFSSFSQLCKNIYLNQCSDSITPLQIALSNKTRLEAFNYSSLEGIEPGGALHSLGECVDENGKPFIPFWHQKLMGFRLDDLIQEFLLPIPNYIKLDVDGHELEILEGGKETLSNPEVKSLLVEINEGLSKGQRLVQFLEGAGFGIKSRHLIRESMSNIIFTRM; this is encoded by the coding sequence GTGGAAAACACCGGGGCTTGGATGACTCGGATGCTGTGTCAGGTGAGTCCAAGGACGGCTGTTTCGATAAAGGGGAAATTTAAAATTGTTCAGAAGATGGATTACCCCCGACGGGATATATATCTTGATATTGAATCTGGTTATGAATTTTTTACTCGATTACACTCATGTAAAAAAGAGCCAGAGACAGTACATTGGATAGAAACATTTATAGGAGGAAGAGAGGTCTTTTACGACATTGGAGCTAATGTGGGTGTGTATTCACTGATTGCAGCGAAGTCAATGGGGGGGGATGGAAAGATTTTTTCGTTTGAGCCAGGGTTTTCATCCTTCTCTCAGCTCTGCAAGAATATTTATCTTAATCAGTGTTCAGATAGCATTACGCCCTTGCAAATTGCCCTCTCAAATAAGACAAGATTAGAGGCATTTAATTATAGTTCTCTAGAAGGGATTGAGCCAGGGGGGGCTTTGCACAGCTTGGGGGAATGTGTTGATGAAAATGGAAAACCATTTATCCCTTTTTGGCATCAGAAATTGATGGGATTTAGGTTGGACGATCTTATTCAAGAGTTTTTGCTTCCAATTCCCAATTATATTAAATTGGATGTGGACGGTCATGAATTAGAAATCTTAGAAGGCGGTAAGGAGACCCTTTCGAACCCAGAAGTTAAAAGCTTGTTGGTTGAGATAAACGAGGGTTTGTCAAAGGGACAGAGACTTGTGCAATTTCTTGAAGGGGCTGGTTTTGGAATTAAATCAAGGCATTTAATACGAGAATCAATGTCAAATATTATTTTTACACGCATGTAA
- a CDS encoding 3-dehydroquinate synthase — translation MTIQSHRGPYTVHFKDDPFSFLNDLISSSTHFIVDEKVASLYAQELNHILKSPSILLIPATEMNKSLDQFCDYIEHLVRQNIRRGHLLIAIGGGIIQDITCFLAAVLLRGLDWYFFPTTLLAQADSCIGSKSSINVGKIKNIVGTFTPPRKIVVSLRFLDSLDERDLRSGIGEMLKVSLIEGPRTFDQIAADYPFLLKDRALLEKNIYQSLKIKQRIIEVDEFDQGIRNIMNYGHSFGHAIESATDFAIPHGIAVSMGMDMANFVSVQLGNMKQEHFDRVHPILKMNYQGYENIDIPFNPFLDALGKDKKNTNSHLTLILPDAVACIVKKGVSNDERFHDICSEYFHRVRQ, via the coding sequence ATCACCATCCAGTCTCATCGAGGGCCTTATACGGTTCATTTCAAAGACGATCCCTTTTCATTTTTAAACGATCTCATTTCAAGTTCCACACACTTTATCGTGGATGAAAAGGTTGCGAGTCTGTATGCGCAAGAATTAAATCATATTTTAAAATCCCCTTCGATCCTGCTCATACCCGCAACGGAGATGAATAAATCACTGGATCAATTTTGTGATTATATTGAACATCTTGTGAGACAAAACATTCGGCGCGGACATTTGTTGATTGCCATAGGTGGGGGTATTATCCAAGATATCACATGCTTTCTCGCAGCCGTTCTCTTGCGGGGCCTCGATTGGTATTTTTTCCCTACAACACTTTTGGCTCAGGCTGATTCCTGCATTGGATCTAAGAGCTCTATTAATGTCGGTAAGATTAAAAACATTGTTGGGACTTTTACCCCTCCGCGTAAGATTGTGGTGAGCCTTCGATTCCTTGATTCTCTGGATGAACGCGATTTACGATCTGGAATTGGCGAGATGCTTAAGGTTTCTCTGATTGAGGGTCCCCGCACCTTTGATCAAATTGCAGCGGATTATCCTTTTCTTTTAAAGGATCGTGCCCTTTTGGAAAAAAACATCTATCAATCTTTAAAGATTAAGCAACGCATCATTGAAGTAGATGAATTTGATCAGGGAATTCGCAACATTATGAATTATGGACATAGCTTTGGCCATGCCATTGAATCAGCTACAGACTTCGCGATTCCACACGGAATTGCTGTTAGCATGGGAATGGATATGGCCAACTTTGTCTCTGTCCAGTTGGGGAATATGAAGCAGGAACATTTTGATCGTGTGCACCCTATTTTAAAAATGAATTATCAAGGGTATGAGAATATAGATATTCCATTCAATCCTTTTCTGGATGCCTTGGGGAAAGATAAGAAAAATACAAATTCTCATTTGACGCTCATCTTGCCAGATGCCGTAGCATGCATCGTTAAGAAGGGTGTATCTAACGATGAGCGTTTTCACGACATTTGTTCCGAGTATTTTCATCGAGTGCGTCAATGA